In Actinoplanes derwentensis, the following proteins share a genomic window:
- a CDS encoding alpha,alpha-trehalose-phosphate synthase (UDP-forming), whose product MAQRSSFVVVANRLPVDEVTTPDGEKQWRPSPGGLVTALHPVLVEHRGTWIGWAGGTGEAPEPFDLEGIHIHPVPLSDEELERYYEGQSNATIWPLYHDAVETPVYKRRWRETYRIVNQRFAQAAAEVAEEGATVWVQDYQLQLVPSLLREMRPDLKIGFFLHIPFPPIELFMQMPFRAEILRGLLGADLVGFQQRLAAQNFVRLARHLLGLRYTGQSIQVDGREVKAGAFPISIDTKEMERLAADPAVQARAKQIRAELGDPKTVILGVDRLDYTKGIELRLKAFRELLADGKLNIGEAVMIQVATPSRERVEHYQTLRVKVEREVGRINGEFGRVGTPAVHYLHQSVDKQELAAMYAAADVMMVTPLRDGMNLVAKEYIACRGDTGGALVLSEFAGAATELRQAFLCNPHDPDGVKDTLLRAVAAEPAELKRRMRVMQRHLRTHDVARWAHSFLDELGVDEE is encoded by the coding sequence GTGGCCCAACGAAGTTCCTTCGTCGTCGTCGCCAACCGTCTACCCGTGGACGAGGTAACTACGCCGGATGGTGAAAAGCAGTGGCGGCCCAGTCCGGGCGGCCTGGTCACAGCCCTGCATCCAGTGCTCGTCGAGCACCGCGGCACGTGGATCGGATGGGCCGGCGGGACAGGCGAGGCGCCCGAGCCGTTCGATCTCGAGGGCATTCACATCCACCCGGTTCCGCTCAGCGACGAAGAGCTGGAACGCTACTACGAGGGCCAGTCCAACGCGACGATCTGGCCCCTCTACCACGACGCTGTCGAGACCCCGGTCTACAAACGGCGCTGGCGTGAGACCTACCGGATCGTCAACCAGCGATTCGCCCAAGCCGCGGCGGAGGTCGCCGAGGAGGGCGCCACCGTCTGGGTGCAGGACTACCAGCTCCAGCTGGTGCCGTCCCTGCTGCGGGAGATGCGGCCGGACCTGAAGATCGGGTTCTTCCTGCACATCCCGTTCCCGCCGATCGAGCTGTTCATGCAGATGCCGTTCCGGGCCGAGATCCTGCGCGGCCTGCTCGGCGCCGACCTGGTCGGTTTCCAGCAGCGGCTGGCCGCGCAGAACTTCGTCCGGCTGGCCCGGCACCTGCTCGGGCTGCGCTACACCGGCCAGTCGATCCAGGTCGACGGGCGCGAGGTCAAGGCCGGCGCGTTCCCGATCAGCATCGACACCAAGGAGATGGAGCGGCTCGCCGCCGATCCGGCGGTGCAGGCGCGGGCCAAACAGATCCGGGCCGAACTGGGTGATCCGAAGACGGTGATCCTCGGCGTCGACCGGCTCGACTACACCAAGGGCATCGAGCTGCGCCTCAAGGCGTTCCGCGAGTTGCTCGCCGACGGCAAGCTCAACATCGGTGAAGCGGTGATGATCCAGGTCGCCACGCCCAGCCGGGAACGCGTCGAGCACTACCAGACCCTGCGGGTGAAGGTGGAGCGCGAGGTCGGCCGGATCAACGGCGAGTTCGGCCGGGTCGGTACGCCGGCGGTGCACTACCTGCACCAGTCGGTCGACAAGCAGGAGCTGGCCGCGATGTACGCGGCAGCCGACGTGATGATGGTGACCCCGTTGCGCGACGGCATGAACCTGGTCGCCAAGGAGTACATCGCCTGTCGCGGTGACACCGGTGGCGCGCTGGTTCTCAGCGAGTTCGCCGGAGCGGCCACCGAGCTGCGCCAGGCGTTCCTGTGTAACCCGCACGACCCGGACGGGGTGAAGGACACCCTGCTACGGGCGGTCGCCGCCGAACCGGCCGAGCTCAAGCGCCGGATGCGGGTCATGCAGCGACACCTGCGCACCCACGACGTCGCCCGCTGGGCGCACTCGTTCCTGGACGAGCTGGGCGTGGACGAGGAATAG